AGCTATGGCATCTTCAACTGATCTAGCTTCTATTGCTCCTTCTGCTGCCAAAGCAGCTGCAAGCTCTTGATTAGGGTTTTCCTGAAGCACGTCTTCGGATTcttcctcttttttcttttgcgcAGCATTAGCAACTGCCTGTGCTGCCTTCCTCTCACGCTCAGCTTGAATATCAGCCACGGTCACCTTTGTACGGACACTGCTTGCCTTTGATTTTAATAAACTTTCTTCTGCCTTGAGAGCTTCTTGGTTAGCTGCCTTTCGCTCTGCAGCATCAAGACGTTTACGGTCTTTCTCTTCCTACAATTAACCAAAATCACTGAAATTAATGTTATTTCTTTATTAAAAGATACAAGAGCTTAATGCATGAGGAAGGGGGAATAACGCAGTGTTTTGCACAGGGTGTTGGCTTTTCATGTACGGCTGTAGATCCTGCTTTGACAGCCATATGTATTTGTCCTTCAGGTGCTGTGACTGACCACATTGTAACTTGTTTGTCTTTCCAGTTGAGTTTATCCCAAAACAGTCTCCTTCCAAAGTATTTCAGTTGCACCCCTATCAGTCTGAATTTTTCAATGCCAGGCCATTTACATGTACCGGTACCTGCATTTATTGACAGAAACAAACGTTCTATCATCCAATGTGCAATGGGGAGGTGACTGATGCAATAGCTCAGTTTTGGAAACATCAATTCTGAACCCataaagcccgccgcacacttgaggaaagagctgagcaaactgcctcgtgaggcggtttgctcagccccttcctcacgtgtgcggggaaattgtggtgagaaagTCGCCTCATGAGGctgtgaggataaaatcaaacatgtttgatatttttggcctcgcgagacaaattcctcaatgtgtgcggccatcgtgagaatcgagctgagcttggtttaatcaagcatccaataataatacatggcatactcacgtgactccagcAGTTCAGGATGGTGTTGCAGGAAGAAATTCTgacgtcactgaagtcacgtgagaatgccatgtatttttattggatgcgtcattgaccaagctcaactcgattctcacgatggccgcacacaatgaggaatttccctcgcgaggcgaaaaatatcaaacatgtttgattttttgctcacggcctcgcgaggccaatttctcaccaaaagttccccgcacacggtgagaaaacagctgagcaaaccgcctcgcgaggcagtttgctcagctctttcctcaccgagTGCGGCGGGCTTAAGTGGCCACTGCAAGAGAGCAGCAGCCTAATTATAAAAGAATGTCCTTTGCATCCAAGGCCACAAGAGCTGATGCGTCATCCGTATCCTAGAGTTCCGTCATAAGAGTATGTGAGCTGTCCAGCCTCTGAGGAGAAAACAAGCTACAATAGGCAAGACTGCATGAGGCTCGCAGTTCTGTACCATTTGTGCCACGACTTTCCACACTCACTTTTGACCTCTCCTTTTCTTGTAAATTGTGGTGATCTCTGAAGTCCTGACGTAAGCATTGCATAAGCAATTATTCAATTATTCTTTTACGATGCTCCCACATTCCTTTAGCAAGTCTGAAGGGTATAACATACATTGTAGTATGTCATACTCACGAGCCATTGGAAACCACACTTCCTTGACTTAAACAAAAGCATTTTCTTGAAGAAATCCAAAACAGGGACATGTATTTTAAACATCTAATTACACTAAGTATAAGTTGTACCATTAACCTActtttctttgctgttttttgACAACATGTTTGTCGTTGTCTTCCCAGTATTTATCCTCTTCCTCTTTTTGTTTTCGCTCTCTTTCGGCTACTTTTACTGCTTCTCTGCGAGCCCTAGTTTCTTCAGCCTTTGAATTAATTCCTTTGAATTTTTTAGGCATTCCAAACAAAAGCAGTTTCAAGCAGTGTTCCAACGCAAAATTACTTGAGGAGCCACTAGACACTAATGAAAGGTGACAGTTTGGTAACCTGGCCTGCGTAGCAAAGATGGCGGCTCAAAGACCGAAGTTTGCTGATCTGAGAATTATTACAAGAGACCGCTTGGTGGACATTCTTGAGTcggtaactgaaaaaaaaatttgtacctcgaagttttctttctgcaaATTGATCGAATTTGTCGGTTCAACATTTAACAGTAGCTCTCTTTCTCTGTGGCTTAAAGCTTTAATAAGCTttaattatgtacatgtagcttccaaataggccattttacagttgtttgctcagtgacctagcctatgaatcgctgcgaggctgctggtgaccttgtattgatacagacttcactgcttttatcatgtaaattgtgttgttgtaattgtaattaATCAGCctacattaacataagaaaagcacaatggtttgtatcaaaacagggtgaccggcagcctcgcttctattcttaggccaggtaacttagctacaactgtgaAATGGTCAATTATGAGGCTCCATTGCTTTGTCATTCGATTGTTCTTTAACGAAGGTTTTCTAACGCTTTATGCGCCGATTAACtcaaaacttcaacatcccccctccccaggcatttgaacttttgaagattggatcgttcaagttcccgccccctcgggccaaaattttgttcaaatgccctaccctaccgttgcatttgtctgtcataccctcctaaagaacaatcgtcatCGGCTCCTTTCGTCTTTAATGAgataataaagaccttttgaagaccttttttgtaagccattgtctcacaaatgctatatctcatcctttaaactcttccatcttgTCCAAACACGAGTTTTATAGCTGTTAATAATTTCAGCGCCcgaaaaaaataatcatttgaaacctgactcTTGcgggttca
The sequence above is a segment of the Montipora foliosa isolate CH-2021 chromosome 2, ASM3666993v2, whole genome shotgun sequence genome. Coding sequences within it:
- the LOC137992739 gene encoding coiled-coil domain-containing protein 124-like, yielding MPKKFKGINSKAEETRARREAVKVAERERKQKEEEDKYWEDNDKHVVKKQQRKEEKDRKRLDAAERKAANQEALKAEESLLKSKASSVRTKVTVADIQAERERKAAQAVANAAQKKKEEESEDVLQENPNQELAAALAAEGAIEARSVEDAIAVLNVAGIPVDRHPEKRMKAAYNAFEEQELPRLKEENPNMRLSQLKQLLRKEWMKSPDNPMNMAYGKRT